The proteins below are encoded in one region of Oharaeibacter diazotrophicus:
- a CDS encoding PAS domain-containing protein: MRSDAWPIRELADAAILVDVVDRDGRLVWMNAAEAALLQRDAAGVAVEDVYADGSAESLRAVLAGGAAPADASVLWLRTAQGREVPVLASLVPDGDGGLVVLKQPAAAAAGVEQEIGERVEILTEMIGEATDACWCIEFLVPVDTTMAEDDVVDAVFGHPQRWRACNEAMARLYGLPPDLDFNDQPVSRYFPRSPVNEGMVRALIRAGYRLDRAVAVDHRHDGEEMLVENDFRAAIRGDRLVRLWGTVRDIGPMRRREEELEARADVMLDVLSAVPDPILVVDADGLLIAANPAVERLWGWPVERLLGAPVGNRLDARAIREAAETGGRTDVVVAGAGTWRIHAAPIEGTRRRFVATARPVRARRPVREAAE; this comes from the coding sequence ATGCGATCCGATGCTTGGCCGATCCGGGAACTCGCCGACGCGGCGATACTGGTCGACGTGGTCGACCGGGACGGCCGTCTCGTGTGGATGAACGCCGCCGAGGCGGCGCTGCTGCAGCGCGACGCTGCGGGCGTCGCGGTGGAGGACGTCTACGCCGACGGCTCGGCCGAGAGCCTGCGCGCCGTGCTCGCCGGCGGCGCCGCCCCCGCGGACGCCTCCGTGCTGTGGCTGCGCACGGCGCAGGGCCGCGAGGTGCCGGTGCTGGCGAGCCTCGTCCCGGACGGCGACGGCGGGCTGGTGGTGCTGAAGCAGCCGGCCGCGGCGGCCGCGGGCGTCGAGCAGGAGATCGGCGAGCGCGTCGAGATCCTGACCGAGATGATCGGCGAAGCCACCGACGCCTGCTGGTGCATCGAATTCCTGGTGCCGGTCGACACCACCATGGCCGAGGACGACGTCGTCGACGCCGTGTTCGGCCACCCGCAGCGCTGGCGCGCCTGCAACGAGGCGATGGCGCGGCTCTACGGCCTGCCGCCCGACCTCGACTTCAACGACCAGCCGGTGTCGCGCTACTTCCCGCGCTCGCCGGTCAACGAGGGCATGGTCCGGGCCCTGATCCGCGCCGGCTACCGGCTCGACCGCGCCGTCGCCGTCGACCACCGCCACGACGGCGAGGAAATGCTGGTCGAGAACGACTTCCGCGCCGCGATCCGCGGCGACCGGCTGGTGCGGCTCTGGGGCACGGTGCGCGACATCGGCCCGATGCGACGGCGCGAGGAGGAACTCGAGGCCCGTGCCGACGTGATGCTCGACGTCCTCAGCGCGGTTCCCGACCCGATCCTGGTGGTCGACGCCGACGGCCTGCTGATCGCGGCGAACCCGGCGGTGGAGCGGCTGTGGGGCTGGCCGGTCGAGCGCCTGCTCGGCGCGCCGGTCGGCAACCGGCTGGACGCCCGCGCGATCCGCGAGGCCGCCGAGACCGGCGGCCGGACCGACGTCGTCGTCGCCGGCGCCGGCACGTGGCGGATCCACGCCGCCCCGATCGAGGGCACGCGCCGGCGCTTCGTCGCCACGGCCCGTCCCGTCCGCGCCCGCCGCCCGGTCCGGGAGGCGGCGGAATGA
- a CDS encoding histidine kinase has translation MRGLLPQLVLRVLAAGLITVLVAAGWVLWDTARAARADATVTATRVAGAIDARPDFVGLAFGGVAPTPVFRDWQQFPAWTLIAPGICVEFGATDLPTHRRCGPYLAADAPTPAWFVRLADAIGLVPDPIAVPVRSRRAADGRVTAIPDATVVVSRAWARTGDLMRVAVGMAIGGAVVTGLMVARLLAPFRLVLRGIERLRAGDFSTRQPRLAVAEFDALAEALNETAAALREARDTRTELTRRLFTVQESERRALARELHDEFGQCLTATRALATAIAQSGETTAHDGARIAEISGQMMDNLRAELSRLRPPDLDELGLEPALDRLVAGWRARMPAVRFSLRCRGDLDAVPDALALSLYRIAQECLTNAIRHGAPKSVALAVDVAESVTLVTTDDGTAKPEAAAGDGYGLLGIRERVDALGGRFTLEPGPKGMVATAVVPR, from the coding sequence ATGCGCGGCCTCCTGCCCCAGCTGGTCCTGCGCGTGCTCGCGGCCGGGCTGATCACGGTTCTGGTTGCCGCCGGCTGGGTGCTGTGGGACACCGCCCGGGCGGCGCGCGCCGACGCCACCGTCACCGCCACCCGGGTCGCCGGTGCCATCGACGCCCGCCCCGACTTCGTCGGCCTCGCCTTCGGCGGCGTCGCGCCGACGCCGGTGTTCCGCGACTGGCAGCAGTTCCCGGCCTGGACTTTGATCGCGCCCGGCATCTGCGTCGAGTTCGGCGCCACCGACCTGCCGACCCACCGCCGCTGCGGCCCCTATCTCGCCGCCGACGCCCCAACGCCGGCCTGGTTCGTCCGGCTGGCGGACGCCATCGGCCTCGTGCCCGATCCGATCGCGGTGCCGGTGCGCTCGCGCCGCGCCGCCGACGGCCGCGTCACCGCGATTCCCGACGCCACGGTGGTCGTCTCCCGCGCCTGGGCCCGCACCGGCGACCTGATGCGCGTCGCCGTCGGCATGGCGATCGGCGGCGCCGTCGTCACCGGGCTGATGGTGGCGCGCCTGCTCGCGCCGTTCCGCCTCGTGCTGCGCGGCATCGAGCGCCTGCGCGCCGGCGACTTCTCGACCCGCCAGCCCCGCCTCGCCGTCGCCGAGTTCGACGCCCTCGCCGAGGCGCTGAACGAGACCGCCGCCGCGCTGCGCGAGGCCCGCGACACCCGCACCGAGCTGACCCGGCGGCTGTTCACGGTGCAGGAGAGCGAGCGCCGCGCCCTCGCCCGCGAACTGCACGACGAGTTCGGCCAGTGCCTCACCGCCACCCGGGCACTCGCGACCGCGATCGCCCAGTCCGGCGAGACCACGGCGCACGACGGCGCCCGCATCGCCGAGATCTCCGGGCAGATGATGGACAACCTGCGCGCCGAGCTGTCGCGGCTGCGCCCGCCCGACCTCGACGAACTCGGCCTCGAGCCGGCGCTCGACCGCCTCGTCGCCGGCTGGCGCGCCCGCATGCCGGCGGTGCGCTTCTCGCTGCGCTGCCGCGGCGACCTCGACGCCGTCCCCGACGCCCTCGCCCTCAGCCTCTACCGGATCGCGCAGGAGTGCCTGACCAACGCGATCCGCCACGGGGCGCCGAAGAGCGTCGCGCTCGCCGTCGACGTCGCCGAGAGCGTGACGCTCGTCACCACCGACGACGGCACCGCCAAGCCCGAGGCGGCGGCCGGCGACGGCTACGGCCTCCTCGGCATCCGCGAGCGGGTCGACGCCCTCGGCGGCCGCTTCACCCTCGAGCCCGGCCCGAAGGGCATGGTGGCGACGGCGGTGGTTCCCCGCTGA
- a CDS encoding sigma 54-interacting transcriptional regulator yields MKFFRSDLPALDGAPRLPADYHGTAVADVIDALPDGIAVLSLDGTVRTANRAFERLVARTLAELADRPLRPSGGADDVLAALGAALARMRPLDTAGALESGRVVSASLRILRDGDGAAFGAVAILADPAAQRRTGERRGDPFRFSGDGHEAAPAHVDTPETDALLRQGTAALERNARVMLTGESGTGKTELARRLRDRVCGRTGAAPFVHVNCGSIPESLFESEMFGYEAGAFTGAAARGKTGYVEAAENGVLFLDEVGEIPLHVQAKLLTFLEDGTFMRVGSPVRRRARVRIVSATNRNLPEMIAAGTFRRDLYYRLAVVSLTCPPLRGRRELIRAIAESQLKRINLERTPRLTLAPALWSALADHAWPGNVRELANVLEHVAAVADEEATPAHLPPDFSAPAPAEPPFALAGETRDAGGAEDGGSPLREALRDYEDFLIARAIERHGSKRRAARALGVDIGTLVRKTTRRGKTAHNQMGNDDEATDHGEGDDRPRPLDGDPPADRGGRG; encoded by the coding sequence ATGAAGTTCTTCCGCTCCGACCTCCCCGCCCTCGACGGTGCGCCGCGGCTGCCGGCCGACTACCACGGCACCGCCGTCGCGGACGTCATCGACGCCCTGCCCGACGGCATCGCCGTGCTCTCGCTCGACGGCACGGTGCGCACCGCCAACCGCGCCTTCGAGCGGCTGGTCGCCCGCACCCTCGCCGAACTTGCCGACCGGCCGCTGCGCCCGTCCGGCGGCGCCGACGACGTGCTCGCGGCCCTCGGCGCCGCCCTCGCCCGGATGCGGCCGCTCGACACCGCCGGCGCGCTCGAATCCGGGCGGGTCGTGTCGGCGAGCCTGCGGATCCTGCGTGACGGCGACGGCGCCGCCTTCGGCGCCGTCGCGATCCTCGCCGACCCCGCGGCGCAGCGTCGGACCGGCGAGCGGCGCGGCGACCCGTTCCGCTTCAGCGGCGACGGCCACGAGGCCGCGCCGGCCCATGTCGACACGCCCGAGACCGACGCGCTGCTGCGCCAGGGCACCGCGGCGCTGGAGCGCAACGCGCGGGTGATGCTGACGGGCGAGTCGGGCACCGGCAAGACCGAGCTGGCGCGGCGGCTGCGCGACCGCGTCTGCGGGCGCACGGGGGCGGCGCCCTTCGTCCACGTCAACTGCGGCAGCATCCCGGAGAGCCTGTTCGAGTCGGAGATGTTCGGCTACGAGGCCGGCGCCTTCACCGGCGCCGCCGCCCGCGGCAAGACCGGCTACGTCGAGGCGGCCGAGAACGGCGTACTGTTCCTCGACGAGGTCGGCGAGATCCCGCTGCACGTCCAGGCCAAGCTGCTGACCTTCCTCGAGGACGGCACCTTCATGCGGGTCGGCTCGCCGGTGCGCCGGCGCGCGCGGGTGCGGATCGTCTCGGCCACCAACCGCAACCTGCCGGAGATGATCGCGGCCGGCACCTTCCGTCGCGACCTCTACTACCGGCTCGCCGTGGTCAGCCTGACCTGCCCGCCGCTGCGCGGGCGCCGCGAGCTGATCCGCGCCATCGCCGAGAGCCAGCTGAAGCGGATCAACCTCGAGCGGACGCCGCGGCTGACGCTGGCGCCGGCACTTTGGTCGGCGCTCGCCGACCACGCCTGGCCCGGCAACGTCCGCGAACTCGCCAACGTGCTCGAGCATGTCGCGGCCGTCGCCGACGAGGAGGCGACGCCCGCCCACCTGCCGCCGGACTTCTCGGCGCCGGCGCCGGCCGAGCCGCCCTTCGCCCTCGCCGGCGAGACGCGGGACGCGGGCGGCGCCGAGGACGGCGGCAGCCCGCTGCGCGAGGCGCTGCGGGACTACGAGGACTTCCTGATCGCCCGGGCGATCGAACGACACGGGTCGAAGCGGCGCGCCGCCAGGGCGCTCGGCGTCGACATCGGAACACTCGTCCGCAAGACGACGAGACGCGGGAAAACCGCCCACAACCAGATGGGGAACGACGATGAAGCGACGGATCACGGCGAAGGCGACGACCGCCCTCGTCCTCTCGATGGCGACCCTCCAGCCGATCGCGGCGGGCGCGGCTGA
- a CDS encoding ABC transporter ATP-binding protein, protein MTPDAIVTLSGVRKTYGAFTAIENLDLSIRRGEFVTLLGPSGCGKTTTLRLVAGFERPDAGRVTIAGEDVTAVPPFRRAVNTVFQDYALFPHMTVAENVGYGLSVRSNRVPAAEREPRIREALAMVGLADLGGRRPWELSGGQRQRVAMARALVRRPQVLLLDEPLSALDVKLRQSMQVELKHLHQKVGITFVMVTHDQEEALVLSDRVVVMKSGRIVQQGTPQDLYDRPASPYVADFIGSANLFTGKVVAAEGGRVRVGFPGGGVLDGVGVGALRTGDAATVAIRPERLRPALDGAGIPATVAAHLFHGGNLMIEAGTPHASRPVFVAIQRSGAAAMRDLPAPGAAVVLAPTSADDVLVYAEAAA, encoded by the coding sequence ATGACCCCAGACGCGATCGTCACCCTCTCCGGGGTGCGCAAGACCTATGGTGCCTTCACCGCGATCGAGAACCTCGACCTCTCGATCCGCCGCGGCGAATTCGTCACCCTGCTCGGCCCGTCCGGCTGCGGCAAGACCACGACGCTGCGCCTCGTCGCCGGCTTCGAGCGCCCCGACGCCGGCCGGGTGACCATCGCCGGCGAGGACGTCACCGCGGTGCCGCCGTTCCGTCGGGCGGTCAACACCGTGTTCCAGGACTACGCCCTGTTCCCGCACATGACCGTGGCCGAGAACGTCGGCTACGGCCTCTCGGTGCGCTCCAACCGCGTGCCGGCCGCCGAACGGGAGCCGCGGATCCGCGAGGCGCTCGCCATGGTCGGCCTCGCCGATCTCGGGGGACGGCGGCCGTGGGAGCTCTCCGGCGGTCAGCGCCAGCGCGTCGCCATGGCCCGCGCCCTGGTGCGCCGGCCGCAGGTGCTGCTGCTCGACGAGCCGCTGTCGGCGCTCGACGTCAAGCTGCGCCAGTCGATGCAGGTCGAACTCAAGCACCTGCACCAGAAGGTCGGCATCACCTTCGTGATGGTGACCCACGACCAGGAGGAGGCGCTGGTGCTGTCCGACCGGGTGGTGGTGATGAAGTCCGGCCGGATCGTGCAGCAGGGCACGCCGCAGGACCTCTACGACCGGCCGGCGAGCCCCTACGTCGCCGACTTCATCGGCTCGGCCAATCTCTTCACCGGCAAGGTCGTCGCTGCCGAGGGCGGACGGGTCCGCGTCGGCTTTCCCGGCGGCGGCGTGCTCGACGGCGTCGGCGTCGGCGCGCTCCGCACCGGCGACGCCGCCACGGTGGCGATCCGGCCCGAGCGGCTGCGCCCGGCCCTCGACGGCGCCGGCATTCCGGCCACCGTCGCCGCCCACCTCTTCCACGGCGGCAACCTGATGATCGAGGCCGGCACGCCGCACGCTTCCCGGCCGGTGTTCGTGGCGATCCAGCGCAGCGGCGCCGCCGCCATGCGCGACCTGCCGGCGCCCGGCGCGGCCGTGGTGCTGGCGCCGACGAGCGCCGACGACGTGCTCGTCTACGCGGAGGCGGCGGCGTGA
- a CDS encoding AAA family ATPase, producing the protein MNDMTHPAHPVARIGETVARGLVGHAEMVERLLVALVAGGHVLIEGPPGIAKTRAVKRLAAALPGSHARIQCTPDLLPADLTGTQVFRPETGGFDFVPGPLFHSLVLVDEINRAPPKVQSALLEAMAEGQVTTAGVTRRLPEPFMVVATQNPIEHEGTFPLPEAQMDRFLLHLSLGLPQAEEERAILDLVSAERMAPPPLPADPLAADVLIAAKASAAQVHLAPALKDFIVRLVMASRPGGAVAEWVEHPISPRGTLALAAAVQARAWLKGRDYALPEDAVALAPDALAHRLIPTWAAVGEGRTGRSLVADILARVEPW; encoded by the coding sequence ATGAACGACATGACCCATCCGGCCCATCCGGTCGCCCGGATCGGCGAGACGGTGGCGCGCGGCCTCGTCGGCCACGCCGAGATGGTCGAGCGGTTGCTGGTCGCCCTGGTCGCCGGCGGGCACGTGCTGATCGAGGGCCCGCCGGGCATCGCCAAGACGCGCGCGGTCAAGCGCCTCGCGGCGGCGCTGCCCGGCAGCCACGCCCGCATCCAGTGCACGCCCGACCTGCTGCCGGCCGACCTCACCGGCACCCAGGTGTTCCGCCCCGAGACCGGCGGCTTCGACTTCGTGCCCGGTCCGCTGTTCCATTCGCTGGTGCTGGTCGACGAGATCAACCGGGCCCCGCCCAAGGTGCAGTCGGCGCTGCTCGAGGCGATGGCCGAGGGGCAGGTCACCACCGCCGGCGTCACCCGGCGCCTGCCCGAGCCCTTCATGGTGGTGGCGACCCAGAACCCGATCGAGCACGAGGGCACCTTCCCGCTGCCCGAGGCGCAGATGGACCGCTTCCTGCTCCACCTCTCGCTCGGCCTGCCGCAGGCGGAGGAGGAGCGCGCCATCCTCGACCTCGTCTCCGCCGAGCGCATGGCGCCGCCGCCGCTTCCCGCCGACCCGCTCGCCGCCGACGTGCTGATCGCCGCCAAGGCCTCGGCCGCGCAGGTCCACCTCGCCCCGGCGCTCAAGGATTTCATCGTCCGCCTCGTCATGGCCTCGCGGCCGGGCGGCGCGGTCGCCGAATGGGTCGAGCACCCGATCTCGCCGCGCGGCACGCTGGCGCTCGCCGCCGCGGTGCAGGCGCGCGCCTGGCTGAAGGGCCGCGACTACGCGCTGCCGGAGGACGCCGTCGCGCTCGCCCCCGACGCGCTCGCCCACCGGCTGATCCCGACCTGGGCGGCGGTCGGCGAGGGCCGCACCGGCCGCAGCCTCGTCGCCGACATCCTGGCGCGGGTCGAGCCGTGGTGA
- a CDS encoding response regulator: MVPTRILLVDDHPIVREGYRRLVERQPGHVVVAEAGDGEAALAAFAAHAPDVVLMDISMPGAGGLAAVEAMVATEPRVRIVVVSMHQGAVFARKAMAAGARGFVSKSSPPEELVRAIAAVMAGRRALSSDMAQELAQTSLAGDEVASLTPRERDILGLFARGMNGRSIARNLGLSSKTVQNNLSQIRAKLGASGDADLVLKAQRAGFSEPP, translated from the coding sequence ATGGTCCCGACCCGCATCCTCCTCGTCGACGATCACCCGATCGTGCGCGAGGGCTACCGCCGTCTCGTCGAGCGCCAGCCCGGCCACGTCGTGGTCGCCGAGGCCGGCGACGGCGAGGCCGCGCTCGCGGCCTTCGCCGCCCACGCGCCAGACGTGGTGCTGATGGACATCTCCATGCCCGGCGCCGGCGGTCTCGCCGCCGTCGAGGCCATGGTGGCGACCGAACCGCGCGTCAGGATCGTCGTGGTCTCGATGCACCAGGGCGCCGTCTTCGCCCGCAAGGCGATGGCGGCCGGCGCGCGCGGCTTCGTCTCCAAGAGCAGCCCGCCGGAGGAACTCGTCCGCGCCATCGCCGCGGTGATGGCCGGCCGGCGCGCCCTCTCCTCCGACATGGCGCAGGAACTGGCGCAGACCTCGCTCGCCGGCGACGAGGTCGCGAGCCTGACCCCGCGCGAGCGCGACATCCTCGGCCTGTTCGCCCGTGGCATGAACGGCCGCTCGATCGCCCGCAACCTCGGGCTCTCCTCCAAGACCGTCCAGAACAACCTGTCGCAGATCCGCGCCAAGCTCGGCGCCTCCGGCGACGCCGACCTCGTGCTGAAGGCGCAGCGCGCCGGCTTTTCCGAGCCGCCCTGA
- a CDS encoding VWA domain-containing protein yields the protein MSLAFPLALLLLPLPLLIRRLMRRDGVAAAALAVPGAAFAGARPASARDDALGLALATAAWVALVAALAGPEVPAERAVVTASGREIVLALDLSGSMVAEDFALDGKPVSRLDAVKRVAARFVAARRGDSVGLVIFGDRPYVAQPPTFDVDAVARAIEGAQIGISGRSTAISDGLGLAAKRLVAGDARTKVIVLLSDGVDTAGKVEATDAAALAARHGIRIHTIALGPEDLETAPRSRDAVDAATLRAVAEAGGGTSFRVRTMADLEAMAASLDDLEPNPMDRPPVRAFRPLWTFPAAAAAVLLVLAAFRRSA from the coding sequence ATGAGCCTCGCCTTTCCTCTCGCGCTGCTGCTGCTGCCGCTGCCGCTGCTGATCCGCCGGCTCATGCGACGCGACGGTGTCGCCGCGGCCGCGCTCGCGGTGCCCGGTGCCGCCTTTGCCGGCGCGCGGCCGGCCTCGGCGCGCGACGACGCCCTCGGCCTCGCCCTCGCCACCGCGGCGTGGGTCGCGCTGGTCGCCGCGCTGGCGGGGCCCGAGGTGCCGGCCGAGCGCGCCGTCGTCACCGCCTCCGGCCGAGAGATCGTGCTCGCGCTCGACCTTTCGGGCAGCATGGTCGCCGAGGACTTCGCCCTCGACGGCAAGCCGGTGTCGCGCCTCGACGCGGTCAAGCGGGTCGCCGCGCGCTTCGTCGCAGCGCGCCGCGGCGACAGCGTCGGCCTCGTCATCTTCGGCGACCGCCCCTATGTCGCGCAGCCGCCGACCTTCGACGTCGACGCCGTCGCCCGGGCGATCGAGGGTGCCCAGATCGGCATCTCCGGCCGCTCCACCGCCATTTCCGACGGCCTCGGCCTCGCGGCCAAGCGCCTCGTCGCCGGCGACGCCCGCACCAAGGTGATCGTGCTCCTGTCCGACGGCGTCGACACCGCCGGCAAGGTCGAGGCCACCGACGCCGCGGCGCTCGCCGCGCGCCACGGCATCCGCATCCACACCATCGCCCTCGGCCCGGAGGACCTCGAGACCGCGCCGCGCTCGCGCGACGCCGTCGACGCCGCCACCCTGCGCGCCGTCGCCGAGGCCGGCGGCGGCACCAGCTTCCGCGTCCGCACCATGGCCGACCTCGAGGCGATGGCGGCGAGCCTCGACGACCTCGAACCCAATCCGATGGACCGCCCGCCGGTGCGCGCCTTCCGCCCGCTCTGGACCTTTCCGGCGGCGGCCGCGGCCGTGCTGCTCGTGCTCGCCGCGTTCAGGAGGTCGGCATGA
- a CDS encoding DUF58 domain-containing protein — translation MSAVLDVPGIRLSAAELLALREASTGPDRARPATRKPGAVAGRPPGAGMDLREIRAFADGDDARRIDVAATARTGTLHVRSFHEDRDDSLVLLADFRAPMLWGTGAVLRSVAGARGLACAGWRAVARGASVAGLAVGAHGVAATGLRTGVSQMAAIARLFAAEHDAALAAPAADRSLGEALARAARLAPPGAEVVLATGPDGVAADDEAALARLARRRRVTLLLPLDPLDTAPPAAALPIRAGGLVRLARLAPFDRAALAARLGRANVALETIAP, via the coding sequence GTGAGCGCGGTCCTCGACGTTCCCGGCATCCGCCTCTCGGCCGCCGAGCTGCTGGCGCTGCGCGAGGCGTCGACCGGGCCGGACCGCGCGCGCCCGGCGACGCGCAAACCCGGCGCCGTCGCCGGCCGGCCGCCCGGGGCGGGCATGGACCTTCGCGAAATCCGCGCCTTTGCCGACGGCGACGACGCCCGCCGCATCGACGTCGCCGCCACCGCGCGCACCGGCACGCTGCACGTGCGCAGCTTCCACGAGGACCGCGACGACAGTCTCGTCCTCCTCGCCGACTTTCGCGCGCCGATGCTGTGGGGCACCGGCGCGGTGCTGCGCTCGGTCGCCGGCGCCCGCGGCCTCGCCTGCGCCGGCTGGCGCGCCGTCGCCCGCGGCGCATCGGTGGCCGGGCTCGCGGTCGGCGCCCATGGCGTCGCCGCCACCGGCCTGCGCACCGGCGTGTCGCAAATGGCCGCGATCGCCCGCCTGTTCGCCGCCGAGCACGACGCCGCCCTCGCCGCACCGGCCGCCGACCGTTCGCTCGGCGAGGCGCTCGCCCGCGCGGCGCGGCTCGCCCCGCCCGGCGCCGAGGTCGTGCTGGCGACCGGCCCGGACGGCGTCGCCGCCGACGACGAGGCGGCGCTCGCCCGTCTCGCCCGCCGGCGCCGCGTCACCCTGCTGCTGCCGCTCGATCCGCTCGACACCGCGCCGCCCGCCGCCGCGCTGCCGATCCGCGCCGGCGGCCTCGTCCGCCTCGCCCGCCTCGCGCCGTTCGACCGCGCGGCCCTCGCCGCGCGCCTCGGCCGGGCCAACGTCGCCCTGGAGACGATCGCGCCATGA
- a CDS encoding ABC transporter substrate-binding protein: protein MKRRITAKATTALVLSMATLQPIAAGAAELNLLTWEGYADKSYVAPFEAASGCKVNATYVGSNDDFAPKLAAGGGVYDVITPSIDTIGLMRQAGFVAPLDTARLTGFDGVYPQFADGADVRTDGAVWAAPLVWGSISLMYRTDKVSGTPDSIGILFDPAYKGRISLWDDKSAIYWTARYLGYENIYDLTDEQLAAVEAKLIEQKPLVRKYWATAGELTELYANQEVWVSNTWTGLQSKEINGLGKGFTVTEFSPKEKSEGWMDSMQLVKDSPNEDCAYKFMSYMLSAEGQCGIIRTTGYFPTVPGAVAGCLSDAEKVERKVNDVAFVDTLRMWQMPARLDKYLEVWNAVKAAP, encoded by the coding sequence ATGAAGCGACGGATCACGGCGAAGGCGACGACCGCCCTCGTCCTCTCGATGGCGACCCTCCAGCCGATCGCGGCGGGCGCGGCTGAACTCAACCTGCTGACCTGGGAAGGCTACGCCGACAAGAGCTACGTGGCGCCCTTCGAGGCGGCGTCGGGCTGCAAGGTCAACGCGACCTACGTCGGCTCCAACGACGACTTCGCGCCCAAGCTCGCCGCCGGCGGCGGCGTCTACGACGTCATCACGCCGTCGATCGACACCATCGGCCTGATGCGCCAGGCCGGCTTCGTGGCCCCGCTCGACACCGCGAGGCTCACCGGTTTCGACGGCGTCTATCCGCAGTTCGCCGACGGCGCCGACGTCCGGACCGACGGCGCGGTCTGGGCGGCGCCGCTGGTGTGGGGCTCGATCTCGCTGATGTACCGCACCGACAAGGTGTCGGGCACGCCGGATTCGATCGGCATCCTGTTCGATCCCGCCTACAAGGGCCGGATCTCGCTCTGGGACGACAAGTCGGCGATCTACTGGACCGCGCGCTACCTCGGCTACGAGAACATCTACGACCTCACCGACGAGCAGCTCGCGGCCGTAGAGGCCAAGCTGATCGAGCAGAAGCCGCTGGTCCGCAAGTACTGGGCCACCGCCGGCGAGCTGACCGAGCTCTACGCCAACCAGGAGGTCTGGGTCTCCAATACCTGGACCGGCCTGCAGAGCAAGGAGATCAACGGCCTCGGCAAGGGCTTCACGGTGACCGAGTTCAGCCCGAAGGAAAAGTCCGAGGGCTGGATGGACTCCATGCAGCTCGTCAAGGACAGCCCGAACGAGGACTGCGCCTACAAGTTCATGTCCTACATGCTGTCGGCCGAGGGCCAGTGCGGCATCATCCGCACCACCGGCTACTTCCCGACCGTGCCGGGCGCCGTCGCCGGCTGCCTGTCGGACGCCGAGAAGGTCGAGCGCAAGGTGAACGACGTCGCCTTCGTCGACACGCTGCGGATGTGGCAGATGCCCGCCCGCCTCGACAAGTATCTCGAGGTCTGGAACGCGGTGAAGGCCGCTCCCTGA
- a CDS encoding VWA domain-containing protein, with protein sequence MTEAFVLLRPWWLLVPPALALLALWSRRRGAPAGGWERVMPPTTLAAMRRLGHLGAGDPRAGVAALLAAGLVGIALAGPAVPRSDAPLLVESGAILIALDLSPSVAEGPALADAKAAAASVLAAGGGRPVGLLLYAGEAYEVAAPTADPAVLQSDVAVLGPGTMPGEGSRPAAGLALAREMLAGERDADVVLVTDGGGVDGAALAEAGRLTAAGVRLFVLTLDGAAGEGAAGDVSALTPLATAVAPARAADPVLARLGAGGGLDRDPALTALRFRDLGPFVAGLAAFPLLLLFARRR encoded by the coding sequence ATGACCGAGGCCTTCGTACTGCTCCGGCCGTGGTGGCTGCTCGTGCCGCCGGCCCTCGCGCTCCTCGCGCTCTGGAGCCGCCGCCGCGGCGCGCCGGCGGGCGGCTGGGAGCGGGTGATGCCGCCGACGACCCTCGCCGCCATGCGCCGGCTCGGCCATCTCGGCGCCGGCGATCCCCGCGCCGGCGTCGCCGCCCTCCTGGCCGCGGGGTTGGTCGGGATCGCCCTCGCCGGGCCGGCGGTGCCGCGCTCCGACGCGCCGCTGCTGGTCGAGAGCGGCGCCATCCTGATCGCCCTCGACCTCTCGCCCTCCGTCGCCGAGGGCCCGGCGCTCGCCGACGCCAAGGCGGCCGCCGCGAGCGTGCTCGCCGCCGGCGGCGGTCGTCCGGTCGGCCTGCTGCTCTACGCCGGCGAGGCCTACGAGGTCGCCGCGCCGACCGCCGATCCGGCCGTCCTCCAGAGCGACGTCGCCGTGCTCGGCCCGGGCACCATGCCCGGCGAGGGCAGCCGCCCCGCCGCAGGCCTCGCCCTCGCCCGCGAGATGCTGGCCGGCGAGCGCGACGCGGACGTCGTCCTGGTCACCGACGGCGGTGGCGTCGACGGCGCCGCGCTCGCCGAGGCCGGACGGCTGACCGCCGCCGGCGTCCGCCTCTTCGTCCTGACGCTCGACGGCGCGGCCGGGGAGGGCGCCGCCGGCGACGTCTCCGCGCTGACCCCGCTCGCCACCGCCGTAGCGCCGGCCCGCGCCGCCGATCCGGTGCTCGCCCGGCTCGGCGCCGGCGGCGGCCTCGACCGCGATCCCGCGCTGACGGCGCTGCGCTTCCGCGACCTCGGCCCCTTCGTCGCCGGCCTCGCGGCCTTTCCGCTGCTGTTGCTGTTCGCGAGGCGGCGATGA